The Ancylothrix sp. D3o genome window below encodes:
- a CDS encoding APC family permease: MSKAKQINQSAHGLKPDCLPFGEVLGQSIAVIAPITTPAANLGLIFALSGNGTWLSFLIGVIGLTFVSLNINQFASRSASPGSLYSYIVKGLGPTFGVISGWSLVLGYLFTGMSVLCGFANFGGTIISHLGIHISPITLLAIGAGISWYFAYKDIELSARALLILEGISVALILFLGIIIWAHKGFAIDLNQLSLHSATPSGIAMGLVLVVFGFSGFESATTLGDEAKNPLKTIPLSVLGSTILAGIFFIFMAYVEVLGFSGTTANLAENEAPLSFLAQQAGIGFLGEIISLCTLISFFACVLGSINPAARIFFMMARHGLFHNSFGEAHASNKTPHIAVTMCSLLMFLIPTSLTLFHVKLFESMAYFGTICSFGFLMTYILVSIAAPFYLYKIKKLRPIHLIFSILAVGFMMIPVLGTTGIPGSTLFPVPEPPYDAFPYLFLLYLITTCGWFILQRLRSPEIITQMEQSIEEIHIRFSDADNI; this comes from the coding sequence ATGTCAAAAGCCAAACAAATAAATCAGAGTGCTCACGGGCTCAAACCAGACTGCCTACCCTTCGGAGAAGTATTAGGCCAATCCATCGCCGTCATCGCACCAATCACCACCCCAGCCGCAAATTTAGGCTTAATCTTTGCCCTTTCAGGAAACGGCACCTGGCTAAGTTTTCTCATTGGAGTAATCGGCCTAACATTCGTTAGCCTAAACATCAATCAATTCGCCAGCCGATCCGCTTCACCAGGCTCTCTTTACTCTTACATAGTCAAAGGACTTGGCCCCACCTTCGGCGTCATTTCGGGCTGGAGTTTAGTCCTCGGTTACCTCTTCACAGGAATGTCCGTATTATGCGGATTCGCCAACTTTGGAGGCACAATCATCTCACATTTAGGCATCCATATTTCCCCAATCACTTTATTAGCAATCGGAGCCGGAATATCTTGGTACTTTGCCTACAAAGATATCGAACTTTCCGCCCGCGCCCTCTTAATATTAGAAGGAATATCCGTCGCTTTAATTCTATTTTTAGGCATCATTATTTGGGCACATAAAGGCTTTGCTATCGACCTAAATCAACTAAGCCTACACTCAGCAACCCCCAGCGGCATAGCAATGGGACTCGTCCTCGTCGTCTTCGGATTTTCAGGATTTGAAAGCGCTACAACCCTCGGAGACGAAGCAAAAAACCCCCTAAAAACCATACCCCTTTCTGTTTTAGGCAGCACAATCTTAGCCGGCATTTTCTTCATCTTTATGGCCTACGTTGAAGTCCTCGGCTTCAGTGGTACCACAGCAAACCTCGCCGAAAACGAAGCCCCCTTAAGCTTTCTCGCTCAACAAGCCGGCATCGGCTTCTTAGGAGAAATCATCAGCCTTTGCACCCTAATCAGCTTCTTCGCCTGCGTTCTCGGCAGCATAAACCCAGCAGCAAGAATCTTCTTTATGATGGCGCGTCACGGACTATTTCATAACTCCTTTGGCGAAGCCCATGCTTCTAACAAAACCCCCCACATTGCCGTCACAATGTGTTCTCTGCTCATGTTTTTAATCCCCACCAGCTTAACCCTATTTCACGTCAAACTCTTCGAGAGCATGGCCTACTTCGGCACCATCTGTTCCTTCGGTTTCTTAATGACCTATATTCTCGTTTCCATTGCCGCCCCATTTTATCTGTACAAAATCAAAAAACTCCGGCCAATTCACCTCATATTCTCAATCTTAGCCGTAGGATTTATGATGATACCAGTCCTCGGAACCACCGGCATTCCAGGGAGCACCTTATTCCCCGTCCCCGAACCTCCCTACGACGCCTTTCCTTACCTCTTCTTACTCTACTTAATCACCACCTGCGGTTGGTTTATTCTCCAAAGACTACGCTCCCCCGAAATCATCACCCAAATGGAACAATCAATCGAAGAAATTCACATCCGCTTTAGCGATGCCGACAACATTTAA
- a CDS encoding mechanosensitive ion channel domain-containing protein, with product MNPAQILNQASQFFTYRFKIAGAELTISSIFQIILWLTLLILFTRILKKFLKSRLLVKFKIDEGNREALSTIISYAFAVLGFILILQTTGFNLASIAVIAGGLGVGIGFGLQNITNNFVSGLTLLVERTVKVGDFVEFDGLSGYVKEIAIRATIIRTLDGSDVVVPNSKLVENKLVNWSLESYTGRIHIPIGVAYESDPLLVTEILLKSAYMESAVLSDPAPKVIFNGFGDNALHFDLQVWINRIDQKIPVTSSINFIVEYNLRQQGINIPFPQRDLWLRNPEVLNFGRRQREVPQELAEVHHRPIPSPAVKPLALRDLLRQVTYFQNLTDLELRQLIEIGYRKRLLASEILFHEGDPGNAFYIILSGSVEVYVEKINKHLTNLTAGKFFGELALMLGIPRTATVRAKEETILFVITNKGFEKLLRENPELSEVMVQELGKHQEELAQRQQQLREMGLVNAAEDDKNLRVWVRKRLKNLFSL from the coding sequence ATGAATCCAGCACAAATTCTTAATCAGGCATCTCAATTTTTTACTTATCGATTTAAAATAGCCGGTGCAGAACTAACCATTTCTTCAATCTTTCAGATAATTTTATGGTTAACTCTGCTAATTTTATTTACGCGAATATTAAAGAAATTTCTCAAAAGCCGGCTCCTCGTTAAATTTAAAATTGATGAAGGCAACCGCGAAGCACTTTCCACTATTATCAGCTACGCCTTTGCTGTTTTAGGATTCATTCTTATTCTTCAAACAACAGGATTTAATTTAGCTTCAATTGCCGTAATTGCTGGTGGTTTAGGCGTTGGCATTGGTTTCGGTTTACAAAACATTACTAATAACTTCGTCAGCGGATTAACCTTACTCGTTGAAAGAACCGTAAAAGTAGGTGATTTTGTTGAATTTGATGGTCTTTCTGGCTATGTTAAAGAAATCGCAATTCGTGCTACAATCATTCGCACTCTCGACGGCAGCGATGTCGTAGTTCCTAACAGCAAATTAGTTGAAAATAAACTCGTAAACTGGAGTTTAGAAAGCTATACAGGACGCATTCATATACCCATAGGCGTTGCTTATGAAAGCGATCCGCTATTAGTCACAGAAATTTTATTAAAATCTGCCTACATGGAATCGGCAGTTTTATCCGATCCAGCCCCCAAAGTTATTTTTAACGGCTTTGGTGATAACGCTCTGCATTTTGATCTCCAAGTCTGGATTAATCGCATTGATCAAAAAATCCCCGTTACCAGTTCTATAAACTTTATAGTTGAATACAACCTCCGCCAGCAAGGAATTAATATACCCTTCCCCCAAAGAGATTTATGGTTGCGAAATCCTGAAGTTTTAAACTTTGGCCGCCGCCAACGAGAAGTACCTCAAGAATTAGCCGAAGTCCACCACCGGCCTATACCATCTCCCGCCGTAAAACCCCTAGCCTTGCGCGATTTACTACGACAAGTTACCTACTTTCAAAACCTCACAGACTTAGAACTGCGGCAATTAATTGAAATCGGCTACCGCAAACGCTTACTAGCCTCTGAAATCCTATTTCACGAAGGCGATCCGGGCAACGCTTTTTATATCATCTTGTCAGGTTCCGTAGAAGTTTATGTCGAAAAAATTAACAAACATCTCACCAATTTAACAGCCGGAAAATTTTTCGGCGAACTTGCCTTAATGCTCGGAATTCCCCGCACCGCCACCGTGCGAGCCAAAGAAGAAACCATCTTATTTGTGATTACAAACAAAGGTTTTGAAAAGCTTTTACGCGAAAATCCTGAACTCTCAGAAGTCATGGTACAAGAACTTGGAAAACACCAAGAAGAACTCGCTCAACGTCAGCAACAACTCCGGGAAATGGGATTAGTTAACGCCGCCGAAGATGATAAAAATCTCCGGGTTTGGGTTCGTAAACGCTTAAAAAACTTGTTTAGTCTCTAA
- a CDS encoding LysR substrate-binding domain-containing protein — MLSISLESCFVLQSLLAMARMTIEQLRIFLAVAEEQHFTRAAEMLYITQPAVSSAIQSLEEEYGVKLFHRIGRRIEITQAGKLLQVEAQKILDCVALTERGLRELNNFQRGELKLGSSLTVGNYWLPEKISRFKRKYPGISVDCVLANTEEICEGTATGLFDLGLIEAEVKPSLKSCLDFEPVGGDHLVIVVGKSHPWYERGKIDLAELYSTGWVMRESGSGTQQSFEKALESWGVAISNLDVILVLNTGEMVKAVVETGVGATAISELMVSKEIQLETLRKIGVTVEKDGLEVELEIERFFLSLKHKKRFQTRIARAFEKILNSV, encoded by the coding sequence ATGCTTTCAATTAGCCTGGAAAGTTGTTTTGTTTTGCAGAGTCTATTGGCTATGGCGCGAATGACGATTGAGCAGTTACGAATTTTTTTAGCGGTCGCTGAAGAGCAGCATTTTACTCGTGCGGCGGAGATGCTTTATATTACTCAACCAGCTGTTAGTTCGGCGATTCAAAGTTTGGAAGAGGAATATGGAGTTAAGCTTTTTCATCGCATTGGCCGGCGTATTGAGATTACTCAGGCGGGTAAATTGTTGCAAGTTGAAGCACAAAAAATTTTGGATTGTGTGGCTTTGACGGAACGGGGGTTAAGAGAATTAAATAATTTTCAGCGGGGTGAGTTGAAATTGGGTTCGAGTTTGACTGTGGGTAATTATTGGTTGCCAGAAAAAATTAGCCGGTTTAAGCGTAAGTATCCGGGGATTTCTGTAGATTGTGTTTTGGCGAATACTGAGGAGATTTGTGAGGGTACGGCGACTGGTTTGTTTGATTTGGGTTTGATTGAAGCGGAGGTGAAACCTTCTTTAAAAAGTTGTTTGGATTTTGAGCCTGTGGGGGGTGATCATTTGGTGATTGTGGTGGGCAAGTCTCATCCTTGGTATGAGCGGGGTAAAATTGATTTGGCTGAGCTTTATAGCACCGGCTGGGTGATGCGAGAGTCTGGTTCGGGGACTCAGCAGAGTTTTGAGAAGGCTTTAGAAAGTTGGGGTGTTGCTATTAGTAATTTGGATGTTATATTGGTTTTAAATACGGGGGAAATGGTTAAGGCAGTTGTGGAAACTGGGGTCGGCGCTACGGCTATTTCTGAGCTAATGGTATCTAAAGAAATTCAACTTGAGACTCTTCGGAAAATAGGTGTAACAGTAGAAAAGGATGGCTTAGAAGTGGAGTTAGAAATTGAACGATTCTTTTTATCTTTAAAACATAAAAAGCGTTTTCAAACTCGGATTGCGCGGGCTTTTGAAAAAATTTTAAACAGTGTTTAA
- a CDS encoding prohibitin family protein, which produces MKRKTSLTKAGKIALLIALIAIIFNPFVIVNAGQRGVLMLFGKVQNNILNEGIHLIIPLANTVQKISVRIQKQQITSEASSKDLQDVFTEVALNWHFFPEKVNLIFQQIGDEMQIIDRIINPAVEEVLKAVMAKYTAEEIITKRGEVKSNVDNLLSTRLATYNIAVDDLSLVHVYFSQRFSDAVEAKQIAEQEAKRAEFLAQKAAKEAEAKVNIAKGEAEANRLLRENLTPEILQKQALEKWNGTLPIIVGETGARVLLDLQQIITQQTPTPQPTPPPEIPQQPIN; this is translated from the coding sequence ATGAAAAGAAAAACCAGCCTCACAAAAGCCGGCAAAATAGCCTTACTCATCGCCCTTATAGCCATTATTTTTAACCCCTTTGTCATTGTTAACGCAGGTCAACGGGGTGTTTTAATGTTATTTGGAAAAGTCCAAAACAACATCTTAAACGAAGGAATACACCTCATCATTCCCCTTGCAAACACCGTCCAAAAAATCAGCGTTCGCATCCAAAAACAACAAATCACCTCCGAAGCCTCCTCAAAAGACCTCCAAGACGTTTTTACAGAAGTTGCCCTAAACTGGCATTTTTTCCCAGAAAAAGTTAACCTAATCTTTCAACAAATCGGAGATGAAATGCAAATCATCGACCGCATAATTAACCCTGCTGTAGAAGAAGTATTAAAAGCAGTTATGGCAAAATACACCGCCGAAGAAATCATCACAAAAAGAGGAGAAGTTAAAAGCAATGTAGACAACCTACTCAGCACGAGACTCGCCACCTACAACATCGCAGTAGACGATCTCTCCCTTGTTCATGTTTACTTTTCCCAACGCTTTAGCGACGCCGTAGAAGCCAAACAAATCGCCGAACAAGAAGCAAAAAGAGCCGAATTTCTCGCCCAAAAAGCCGCTAAAGAAGCCGAAGCAAAAGTCAACATCGCCAAAGGCGAAGCCGAAGCAAACCGGCTCCTCAGAGAAAACCTAACCCCAGAAATCTTACAAAAACAAGCCCTCGAAAAATGGAACGGAACTCTGCCCATAATTGTCGGAGAAACCGGCGCCAGAGTCTTGCTGGATCTCCAACAAATCATCACCCAACAGACCCCCACACCCCAACCAACCCCACCCCCAGAAATACCTCAGCAACCCATTAATTAA
- a CDS encoding adenylate/guanylate cyclase domain-containing protein, whose amino-acid sequence MQSPWKQFLWQWRGVLLTSPTIAIFIILLRFTGLLQSWEWAAYDQFLRLRPPEQKDSRIAIVGINEADVKKIGQAIIPDQVYADVITKLKAMQPAAIGLDIYRDQPVEPGHQNLVKIFETTSNLVGIEKVVGERDRDIIPGPPKLKEKGQTGSNDLIQDADKKIRRGLIDVKNNNDETIYTFPLYLALLYLNKKGISPEPIEGTNNWKLGKMYFTPFEPNDGGYVRADAKGSQIFLNYRSGNQPFEIVSLSDILENKVPPNWAQNRIILIGTVGESFKDVFFTPYSSDLISLPVLMPGVEIHAHLTSQIISTALENRKLIKSWPEIVEWLWIFFWSTIGAIITWKLRYFGGVKTFPVQRLATPILISGILTAITYLALYWGWWVPVVPPILALAGSTITITAYIARSAGDIRKTFGRYLTDAVVANLLENPEGLKLGGERRKITIFTSDLRGFTAISERFQPEEVVKILNFYLGYMADIITAYQGTIDEFMGDGILVLFGAPTAREDDAKRAVACAVAMQQAMTAVNEKMKEWNLPALEMGIGINTGEVVVGNIGSEKRTKYGIVGSQVNLTYRIESYTTGSQILISESTLKEAGDIVKIETERQVHPKGVAHPIMIYEVAGIGGKYNRFLTKEEEIFLTLPQPIALQYSLIEGKDVGDAIVFAKLVKLSAKSAEIYTDETQPALPPPLTNLKINLFSTTEPSKSEDIYAKVLEKPTGEQSFYIRFTSKPPAVATQLDELYKTLKTT is encoded by the coding sequence ATGCAATCACCCTGGAAACAATTTCTCTGGCAATGGCGCGGCGTTTTGTTAACATCGCCAACCATTGCTATTTTTATTATCTTGCTGCGGTTCACCGGCCTTTTACAATCCTGGGAATGGGCCGCTTATGACCAATTTTTACGCTTGCGTCCCCCCGAACAAAAAGACAGCCGAATAGCGATAGTAGGTATTAATGAAGCTGATGTTAAAAAGATAGGCCAAGCAATTATTCCTGATCAAGTTTATGCGGATGTTATCACTAAATTAAAAGCGATGCAACCGGCAGCCATTGGTTTAGATATTTATCGAGATCAGCCGGTGGAACCAGGACATCAAAATTTAGTTAAAATCTTTGAAACAACTTCCAATTTAGTCGGTATTGAAAAAGTAGTTGGTGAACGCGACCGAGATATTATTCCGGGGCCACCAAAATTAAAAGAAAAAGGACAAACCGGCTCAAATGATTTAATTCAAGATGCCGATAAAAAAATACGTCGCGGATTAATAGATGTTAAAAATAATAATGATGAAACAATATATACTTTTCCCTTATATTTAGCCTTACTTTATTTAAATAAAAAAGGCATTTCTCCAGAACCCATCGAAGGTACTAACAACTGGAAACTCGGTAAAATGTACTTTACGCCTTTTGAACCAAACGATGGTGGTTATGTGCGAGCAGATGCCAAAGGTTCCCAAATTTTCCTCAACTATCGCAGCGGAAACCAGCCTTTTGAAATTGTTTCTCTCAGCGATATTTTAGAAAACAAAGTCCCGCCAAATTGGGCACAAAATCGTATTATTTTAATTGGCACAGTTGGCGAAAGTTTTAAAGACGTATTTTTTACCCCCTACAGCAGCGATTTGATCAGCTTGCCGGTTTTGATGCCAGGAGTAGAAATTCATGCTCATTTAACGAGTCAAATTATTAGTACAGCTTTAGAAAATCGAAAGTTAATTAAATCTTGGCCAGAAATTGTTGAGTGGTTATGGATTTTTTTCTGGTCAACTATAGGGGCAATCATAACTTGGAAATTGCGGTATTTTGGCGGCGTAAAAACTTTTCCTGTTCAGCGGTTAGCCACTCCTATTTTAATTAGCGGAATTTTAACCGCTATCACCTATTTAGCTTTGTACTGGGGGTGGTGGGTGCCGGTAGTTCCGCCGATTTTAGCTTTGGCCGGTTCAACTATTACTATTACCGCTTATATTGCTCGTAGTGCCGGTGATATCCGCAAAACTTTCGGACGCTATCTTACCGATGCAGTGGTAGCGAATTTATTAGAAAATCCTGAAGGTTTAAAACTCGGAGGCGAACGCCGAAAAATTACCATATTTACTTCAGATTTACGGGGCTTTACAGCCATTTCTGAAAGATTCCAACCCGAAGAAGTCGTCAAAATTCTTAATTTTTATCTTGGTTATATGGCTGATATAATCACCGCCTATCAAGGCACCATTGATGAATTTATGGGAGATGGTATTTTAGTCTTATTTGGTGCACCAACTGCGAGAGAAGATGATGCCAAAAGAGCAGTCGCCTGTGCAGTGGCAATGCAGCAAGCAATGACTGCCGTAAATGAGAAAATGAAAGAATGGAACTTACCCGCCTTAGAAATGGGAATTGGCATCAACACCGGCGAAGTTGTAGTAGGAAATATCGGCTCAGAAAAACGCACAAAATACGGCATTGTTGGCAGTCAAGTTAACCTCACCTACCGCATAGAATCCTACACCACCGGCAGCCAAATTTTAATCTCAGAAAGTACCTTAAAAGAAGCAGGGGATATTGTTAAAATAGAAACTGAAAGGCAAGTTCATCCAAAAGGCGTTGCCCATCCAATTATGATTTATGAAGTAGCTGGAATTGGCGGAAAATATAATCGTTTTCTGACAAAAGAAGAAGAAATATTTTTAACACTTCCACAACCCATCGCCCTACAATATTCCTTAATTGAAGGCAAAGATGTCGGCGATGCAATTGTTTTCGCCAAACTGGTTAAACTTTCAGCCAAAAGCGCAGAAATTTACACTGATGAAACTCAGCCGGCACTACCCCCACCCCTCACTAACCTCAAAATTAATTTATTCAGCACAACTGAACCCAGCAAAAGTGAAGATATCTATGCCAAAGTATTAGAAAAGCCAACCGGCGAGCAAAGCTTTTATATCCGCTTTACCTCCAAACCGCCGGCAGTTGCAACCCAACTAGATGAACTTTATAAAACCTTAAAAACCACATGA
- a CDS encoding cadmium resistance transporter, with translation MNLIHAIPTGLTAFTATNLDDLIILLLFFSQVNTTFRRHHVVLGQYLGFFALVLASLPGFFGGMIFPPHWVGLLGLAPIGFGLSRLLNPENEETADETPPEIESSQPSTLANIFSPQTYSVAAVTVANGSDNIGIYVPLFANSALESLAVIIGVFFTLVGVWCYAAYKLTHQPTIAEILTRYGNLFVPFVLIGLGVFIILKSHALSPLALLASCLCLMGLVKKNWGQKPIEHNLAE, from the coding sequence ATGAACCTAATTCATGCAATCCCCACCGGCCTAACAGCCTTCACCGCCACAAACCTCGACGACTTAATCATCCTGCTGCTGTTTTTTTCCCAAGTAAACACAACCTTTCGCCGGCATCACGTCGTATTAGGACAATATTTAGGCTTTTTTGCATTAGTTCTCGCCAGCCTCCCAGGATTCTTTGGCGGCATGATTTTTCCCCCTCATTGGGTAGGCTTACTAGGTTTAGCACCCATCGGATTCGGTTTAAGCCGGCTACTCAACCCTGAAAACGAAGAAACCGCCGACGAAACCCCACCAGAAATCGAATCATCTCAACCCTCTACTTTAGCCAACATTTTCTCTCCTCAAACCTACAGCGTCGCCGCCGTCACCGTCGCCAACGGAAGCGATAACATCGGAATTTATGTTCCCCTATTTGCTAACAGCGCTTTAGAAAGTTTAGCCGTCATTATCGGAGTTTTCTTTACACTCGTTGGCGTTTGGTGTTACGCTGCCTATAAACTAACTCATCAACCAACAATCGCCGAAATCCTCACCCGCTACGGCAACCTCTTCGTCCCCTTTGTCTTAATAGGATTAGGCGTATTTATTATCCTAAAAAGCCACGCCTTAAGCCCCCTCGCCTTACTCGCAAGCTGTCTATGTTTGATGGGTTTAGTTAAAAAAAATTGGGGTCAAAAACCCATAGAACACAACTTAGCAGAATAA
- a CDS encoding DUF928 domain-containing protein produces the protein MDMKSKNILVLGIIASLIFPSVSIAALPHSQRLISIKFPPPSGRGSPARTAGGGTRNGDVKCTEGKIPLTALMPTRQNVGITVSPNPTFFIYVPQTTAKQGQFVVVDDEGNDIYVDEFDIPSQPGILQINLPDTVSLETGKYNTWMFSLTCNAENRAEDEFVQGLIQRTELSAEAQNNLENATTPVEKAEIYAEAKIWNETLVNLAPMRNSYPESWQELLQSVGLENLVSEPVLPTGT, from the coding sequence ATGGATATGAAAAGCAAAAATATTCTCGTTTTAGGAATTATTGCCAGTTTAATTTTTCCCTCTGTTAGTATTGCAGCATTGCCTCACTCTCAACGCTTAATTAGTATTAAATTTCCCCCCCCATCGGGACGAGGATCACCGGCCAGAACAGCGGGAGGAGGAACGCGCAACGGTGATGTAAAATGTACAGAAGGAAAAATACCTCTAACCGCCTTAATGCCTACCCGTCAAAATGTTGGTATTACCGTTTCTCCCAACCCCACATTTTTTATCTATGTGCCACAAACAACTGCTAAACAAGGTCAATTTGTGGTAGTCGATGACGAAGGCAATGATATCTATGTTGATGAGTTTGATATTCCCTCGCAACCAGGAATTTTGCAAATTAATTTACCTGATACAGTTTCCTTAGAAACCGGCAAGTATAATACTTGGATGTTTTCATTAACTTGCAATGCAGAAAATCGTGCTGAAGATGAATTCGTGCAAGGATTAATTCAGCGTACCGAACTCAGCGCCGAGGCTCAAAATAATCTCGAAAATGCCACGACACCTGTAGAAAAAGCCGAAATTTATGCAGAAGCAAAAATCTGGAATGAAACTCTTGTCAACTTAGCGCCGATGCGAAATTCCTACCCGGAAAGCTGGCAAGAGTTGCTACAATCAGTAGGATTAGAAAATCTTGTTTCTGAGCCTGTTTTACCTACTGGAACCTAG